GCAGCTCCTCGAAGAGGTGAAGGCCGCGCCGCTCGACGAGGCCAGCCGCAGCCGACTTCGCGAGATCCACAAGCGTTCGATCACCGAGCTCGAAGACGGCCTCGCGCCCGAGCTGCGCGACGAGCTGGAGCGCCTGTCGCTGCCCTTCGAAGAGGGCGTGACGCCGAGCGAGGGCGAGCTGCGGGTCGCGCAGGCGCAACTGGTCGGCTGGCTGGAGGGCCTCTTCCACGGCATCCAGGCCGCGCTGGTGGCCCAGCAGATGGCCGCCCGCCTGCAGCTGGAGCAGATGCGCGGCGGCCGTCCCGCACTGCCCGCGGTGCCCGGCGGCCTCATGCCCGGCATGCCCGGCGGCCAGCAGCCCCCGCAGCCGGGCGAAAGCGGCCGCACCGGCCAGTACCTCTAGGACCCACAAGAGCTTCGAGAGATCCGGGCTACCGCGACGTCCGCGGTGGTCCGGACCGTTGCTCCCGCGGCCTCACCCTCCGCGGTCGCACAACCAAACCCCGGTCACCACTAGGGCTGGCTCTCCAGTTCGAAGAGGTCCTCGAGGTACGCGGCGACCCCGTCCTCGTCGTTCGACAGCGTCACGTCGTCGGCGATCTCGCGGACGGCGGGGTGGGCGTTTCCGACGGCGACGGCGCGGCCGGCCCAGGTCAGCATCGGCACGTCGTTCGGCATGTCACCGAATGCCACCACTTCGGCCGGCTCGATGCCGTGCTGCTCGCAAAACCAGGCCAGCCCGGCCGCCTTCGTCACGCCCGCGGCCGAGATCTCGATCAGGCCGGAGTACGACGAGTGCGTCGCCTCCGCCAGCCCGCCGAGCGCCGCCGCCACGATCTGGACGAACGCGTCCGGGTCGCGGCGGCCGGCCCGGATGAGCAGCTTGACCGCCGGCACCGAGGCCACCTCCTCGGGCGTGGCGAGGACCCGGATCGACGGGTCTTCGGCGTCCCACAGCACCGGCCACTCGGCGTCGTGGCGCAGCTCACGCCCGTCCGCGACCTCGACCGCGAAGACCGCGCCGGGCACCTCGGCACGCAGCCGCTGGGTCACCTCGGCGAGCAGGTCAGGGGCGAGCGGATTGGCGCGCAGCACGCGGTCGGTGCCCGGGTCGTAGACGACGGCGCCGTTGGCGCAGATGGCCGGGAGCGGCTCGTGCAGCTGGTTGTACACCTGGCTGAGCCACCGCACCGGGCGGCCGGTGACCATCACGACAAGCGTGCCCCGCTTGGCGATCCGGGCCAGCACGTCGGCTGTGCGCGGGCTGATCGAGCGATCCTGCCGCACCAGCGTCCCGTCGAGATCCGTGGCGACCAGGCGCGGCAACTCTCCCATCAACGGGACAGTAGCCGATCGAGGTAGACCGCCACGCCGTCGTCGTCGTTGCGCAAGGTCACTTCGTCGGCGAGCAGGCGCACCGTCGGGTGGGCGTTGGAGACCGCGACGCGCCCCCAGCCGGCCCACTCGAACATCGGGATGTCGTTTGGCATGTCGCCGAAGACCAGCACCTCCGCCGGGTCGACGCCGAGCAGGTCGGCCACGACGGTGAGACCGGTGGCCTTGTCGACACCGGGCGGGCAGATCTCCACGAAGCCGAGGCCCGCCTGCGTCACCGACGCCTGGTCCGGCCGCACGATCTCGCGGGCGGTGGCCAGCAGCGTGTCGACGTCGTGGTCGACCGTGCGGGCGAACGCCTTGATCACGGTGCCGCTGAGGCAGTCGGCCCGGGAACGCTGCTCAAAGCGCTCCGGGTACCGCCAGAAGGGGTCGAAATCGCCCCACAGCGGCGAGTCCGGCCCGTCGAGCGCCTCGACCATCACGGTCAGCGGCCCGACCCTCGCCTCGATGTCGGTGATCAGCTTTGCCAGCACCTCGCCGGGGAGACGCTCGTCACGCAGGATCACCGGACCCGCCGGGTCGGTCTGGTCGATGACCCGCCCGCCGCCGGCCATCACCAGGTAGTCGGCCGCCCGGATGTCGTTGCGAGTCAGCTCGGCGAGCCGCGGCCCGCGCCCCGTCGCGCCCACGATCGGGATGCCGGCCCCCCGCACACGGTCGAGCACCTGGTGGGTGAACTCCGACACCGTGTCATCGCTGCGCACCAGCGTGCCGTCGAGGTCGGTGGCGATGAGTTTCGGCAGTCCCGGGCGCGGCATGGTCCCTCCTCACCCGGCCGGGACCGGGGGCGGTGACTCCGCTCCAGCACCGGCGGGGGAGCAACCGTACCTCACCGACCGCTACTCATCCATGACTTTCGTGCGACGCGGAGGTCACACGGGCTCTAACACGTCACGCCCACCCAGATAGGGCTGGAGCGCCTTGGGCACCCGCACCGAGCCGTCCGGCTGCTGGTGGTTTTCCAGGATCGGGATGAGCCAGCGGGTGGTGGCGAGCGTGCCGTTGAGCGTGGCGGCCGTCTGGGTCTTGCCGTCCTCGTCGCGGTAGCGGATGCCCAGGCGGCGGGCCTGGAACGTCGTGCAGTTCGACGTCGACGTCACCTCGCGGTACCGGCCCTGCGACGGCACCCACGCCTCGCAGTCGTACTTGCGGGCCGCGCTCGTGCCCAGGTCGCCGGCGGCCACGTCGATCACGCGGTACGGCACCTCGACCTTGGCCAGCATCTCCTCCTGCCACGCGAGCAGCCGCAGGTGCTCGTCGTGCGCCACCTCGGGCCGGCAGAAGCTGAACATCTCCACCTTGTCGAACTGGTGCACCCGCAGGATTCCGCGCACATCCTTGCCGTGCGACCCGGCCTCGCGGCGGAAGCAGGTCGACCAGCCGGCGTACCGCGTGGGCTGCTCCAGGTCGAGGATCTCGCCCGAGTGGTACGCCGCGAGCGGCGCCTCACTCGTGCCGACCAGGAAGAGGTCGTCCGCCTCCAGCCGGTAGACCTCACTGGCGTGCGCGCCGAGGAAGCCGGTGCCCTCCATCGACTCCGGCTTGAGCAGCACGGGCGGGATGGCGGGGGTGAAGCCGTACTCCACGGCCTGGGAGATCGCGAGCTGCAGCAGGCCGAGCTCCAGGAGCGCGCCCACGCCGGTGAGGAAGTAGAAACGGCTGCCGGAGACCTTCGCGCCGCGCTCCATGTCGATCGCGCGCAATGCCTCACCCAGCTCAAGGTGGTCACGCGGGCTGTCGAGGCTCGGCTTCTGCCCGACCTCGCGCAGCACCACGAAGTCGTCTTCGCCGCCCGCGGGCGCGCCATCCTCCACCACGTTGGGCACGGCCAACTGCGCCTGACGCAGTGCCTGCTCGGCTTGGGTGGCGGCAGCCTCGGCCGCCTTCACCTCGGCCGACAACTCCTTGGTACGTGTCAGGAGCGCGGCCTTTTCCTCGCCCTTGGCCTGCGAGACCTGCTTGCCCAGCGACTTCTGCTCGGCGCGCAGCACCTCGAAGGCCTGCACCGCCGCACGGCGCTCCTCGTCGGCGCGCAGCAGGTCATCGACAAGGGACTCGGACTCACCACGCGCTCGCTGGCTGGCACGGACAGCGTCGGGGTCGTCGCGGAGCAGGCGGAGGTCCATCACAGAACAAAAGCCTACGTGCTCGGAGCATCCCGTTTTCCGTCGGGCAGGCCCGCCTTGCCGTCCTGCATGGGCACGAACGGTGCCGTCGGCCCAACCGTGAGATCGGCCGGCGGCGGGAGGTCGCTGTCGAGATCGTCCGGCTCCGGTGCCGCCCTCGGCCGCCGCCACGGCCAATCCACCTCGGCCGCCTC
The window above is part of the Phytohabitans houttuyneae genome. Proteins encoded here:
- a CDS encoding bacterial proteasome activator family protein; translation: MDGMTEAPRNPEEPGPSPGTVVVVGPDGRPVGTVDTDAESDGEDPSRLIEQPAKVMRIGSMIKQLLEEVKAAPLDEASRSRLREIHKRSITELEDGLAPELRDELERLSLPFEEGVTPSEGELRVAQAQLVGWLEGLFHGIQAALVAQQMAARLQLEQMRGGRPALPAVPGGLMPGMPGGQQPPQPGESGRTGQYL
- a CDS encoding HAD family hydrolase; protein product: MGELPRLVATDLDGTLVRQDRSISPRTADVLARIAKRGTLVVMVTGRPVRWLSQVYNQLHEPLPAICANGAVVYDPGTDRVLRANPLAPDLLAEVTQRLRAEVPGAVFAVEVADGRELRHDAEWPVLWDAEDPSIRVLATPEEVASVPAVKLLIRAGRRDPDAFVQIVAAALGGLAEATHSSYSGLIEISAAGVTKAAGLAWFCEQHGIEPAEVVAFGDMPNDVPMLTWAGRAVAVGNAHPAVREIADDVTLSNDEDGVAAYLEDLFELESQP
- a CDS encoding HAD family hydrolase, yielding MPRPGLPKLIATDLDGTLVRSDDTVSEFTHQVLDRVRGAGIPIVGATGRGPRLAELTRNDIRAADYLVMAGGGRVIDQTDPAGPVILRDERLPGEVLAKLITDIEARVGPLTVMVEALDGPDSPLWGDFDPFWRYPERFEQRSRADCLSGTVIKAFARTVDHDVDTLLATAREIVRPDQASVTQAGLGFVEICPPGVDKATGLTVVADLLGVDPAEVLVFGDMPNDIPMFEWAGWGRVAVSNAHPTVRLLADEVTLRNDDDGVAVYLDRLLSR
- the serS gene encoding serine--tRNA ligase, with product MMDLRLLRDDPDAVRASQRARGESESLVDDLLRADEERRAAVQAFEVLRAEQKSLGKQVSQAKGEEKAALLTRTKELSAEVKAAEAAATQAEQALRQAQLAVPNVVEDGAPAGGEDDFVVLREVGQKPSLDSPRDHLELGEALRAIDMERGAKVSGSRFYFLTGVGALLELGLLQLAISQAVEYGFTPAIPPVLLKPESMEGTGFLGAHASEVYRLEADDLFLVGTSEAPLAAYHSGEILDLEQPTRYAGWSTCFRREAGSHGKDVRGILRVHQFDKVEMFSFCRPEVAHDEHLRLLAWQEEMLAKVEVPYRVIDVAAGDLGTSAARKYDCEAWVPSQGRYREVTSTSNCTTFQARRLGIRYRDEDGKTQTAATLNGTLATTRWLIPILENHQQPDGSVRVPKALQPYLGGRDVLEPV